ACCGTACCAACTTTATTTTTATTTGGCTCTCCTGAACCCTTGGCGACTTTGGCAAACTTTTTCAACATGTCTGAAACCGGGGGGGTTTTTAAAATAAAATCAAAACTGCGATCTTCATAAACAGTAATAATTACTGGAATTATCTGATCGCCCATGGTCTTGGTCTTGTCATTATAGGCTTTGCAGAATTCCATAATATTTACACCCTGCTGTCCCAAGGCAGGACCTACGGGTGGTGCGGGATTTGCCTTGCCAGCCGGCAATTGCAATTTAATATAACCTTTAACCTTTTTTGCCACTTTAATTACCTCCGGAACTTATTTTGATGCTTTTTCAACTTGGTCAAAATCTATCTCCACCGGTGTTTCACGGCCGAAGATAAGAAGCATTGATTTTAACTTTCCTTTTTCAGCATTAATTTCTTTAACCGGACCTGTATAACCTCTGAACGGACCGGCAATAATTTTTACCATATCTCCAACTTCAAAATCTATCTGATACTTCTGAACTTTTACGCCTACCTGTCTTAAAACTTTCAGCATT
The nucleotide sequence above comes from Candidatus Margulisiibacteriota bacterium. Encoded proteins:
- the rplK gene encoding 50S ribosomal protein L11 is translated as MAKKVKGYIKLQLPAGKANPAPPVGPALGQQGVNIMEFCKAYNDKTKTMGDQIIPVIITVYEDRSFDFILKTPPVSDMLKKFAKVAKGSGEPNKNKVGTVTMAQVKEIAQIKLKDLNTRSVDSAMRTVMGSARSMGIEIS